The proteins below come from a single Daphnia magna isolate NIES unplaced genomic scaffold, ASM2063170v1.1 Dm_contigs344, whole genome shotgun sequence genomic window:
- the LOC123468405 gene encoding uncharacterized protein LOC123468405, translating to MTSDTTICSLKLSKFAEGLVPEEKKLYCDFLKELGCVDPLTIPLSVYKSEKKVKEVLPPIKNKHLVLYLVIERNGSDGEKFEAYKNLNGSPQYVDNTFADKLLAFPLPNGIVIIRSHITHSQSLGINPTTPWAAIHSDGKVKVAYCDCAAGLGRVCIHVSALLQLAVAEHELPSRRTETAWNADEDQVAPTSKACEWNKPGKGPVTVGKVADLSVIKKRKHVNVVIDNPSLEFLFFFL from the exons ATGACTAGTGATACTACTATCTGTAGTTTAAAGCTCTCTAAATTTGCTGAGGGTTTAGTCCCAGAGGAGAAGAAGTTGTACtgcgattttttaaaagaattggGGTGTGTTGACCCACTTACAATTCCCCTATCAGTGtataaaagtgaaaaaaaagtgaaagaagTGCTTCctccaataaaaaataaacatttagTTCTATATTTAGTTATTGAACGGAATGGCAGTGATGGTGAGAAGTTTGAGGCATACAAAAATCTAAACGGTTCTCCCCAATATGTAGATAACACTTTTGCCGATAAACTTCTTGCCTTTCCACTTCCCAATGGCATTGTGATCATTCGCAGTCATATAACTCACTCACAATCTCTAGGAATTAACCCAACAACACCGTGGGCTGCAATACATTCTGATGGAAAAGTTAAAGTTGCATATTGTGACTGTGCTGCTGG GCTTGGGAGAGTCTGCATTCATGTTAGTGCATTGCTGCAACTTGCTGTTGCTGAGCATGAACTCCCCAGTCGTAGAACTGAAACTGCTTGGAATGCTGATGAAGATCAAGTAGCACCAACATCTAAAGCTTGCGAGTGGAACAAACCAGGCAAAGGACCT GTCACTGTTGGAAAAGTTGCAGATTTATctgtcataaaaaaaaggaaacacgTCAATGTGGTAATTGATAATCCTTCTTTGGaatttctattcttctttttataa